Proteins from a single region of Malassezia restricta chromosome IV, complete sequence:
- a CDS encoding Taurine dioxygenase produces the protein MASITPATSTMLETRRRVDGVTTVKADLIQPGASAIAPKEPLRVSGLLDRLYEFDELTPALGRTYPTLQLRDLLHHEKADELIRDLAIVISRRGVVFFKNQDLSPHEQKFVTDRLGHVTGKPASSGLHIHPVYNAERQGKDQVVDENGTQNKDNEISVISSNLHRSLDVAPRSSADEWHSDIAFEPVPADYTSLKVHTMPHTGGDTLWASGYEVYDLLSPPFRAMFEKLEGFYYPPEFTMSAARHNYQLYAGPRGAAENVGTHLTARHPLIRTNPVTGWKSVFGIGHHFHHIVGVSADESDLLKRYIRDLVTQNHTTQLRYRWGKNDLAIWDNRSTYHAATPDYFELGPRSGVRAVSCGELPYFDPNSRSRREELQGKLI, from the coding sequence gtCGCGTGGATGGAGTCACGACCGTCAAGGCTGACTTGATTCAGCCAGGCGCATCAGCCATTGCACCCAAGGAGCCTCTTCGAGTTTCTGGGCTGCTCGATCGCCTGTACGAGTTCGATGAGCTCACGCCGGCTCTGGGACGCACGTATCCAACGCTCCAGCTCCGCGACTTGTTGCACCACGAAAAGGCGGACGAACTGATCCGTGACTTGGCTATTGTAATCTCCCGCCGGGGCGTGGTATTTTTCAAAAACCAGGACTTGTCACCCCATGAGCAGAAGTTCGTCACGGACCGCTTGGGCCATGTCACTGGCAAACCCGCGAGTTCAGGACTGCACATTCACCCTGTGTACAATGCCGAGCGGCAAGGCAAAGATCAAGTCGTGGACGAGAACGGCACACAGAACAAAGATAATGAAATCAGTGTGATTTCAAGCAATCTGCATCGCTCGCTGGATGTTGCGCCCCGCTCCAGTGCGGACGAGTGGCACAGTGACATTGCTTTTgagcctgtgcctgctgaCTACACATCGCTGAAGGTGCATACGATGCCACATACTGGCGGCGACACATTGTGGGCGAGTGGCTACGAGGTGTATGACCTACTTTCTCCGCCTTTCCGCGCGATGTTTGAAAAGCTAGAAGGCTTTTACTATCCGCCAGAGTTTACTATGTCTGCTGCGCGCCACAATTACCAGTTGTACGCTGGACCACGCGGGGCGGCAGAGAACGTGGGCACGCATCTTACGGCTAGGCACCCACTCATTCGCACGAATCCTGTCACAGGCTGGAAGTCGGTGTTCGGCATCGGCCACCATTTCCACCACATTGTGGGCGTGAGCGCGGACGAGAGCGATCTGCTTAAGCGCTATATCCGTGATCTGGTGACACAAAACCACACAACTCAGCTGCGATACCGTTGGGGCAAGAACGACTTGGCGATATGGGATAATCGATCCACATACCATGCTGCGACGCCCGACTACTTTGAGCTTGGACCGCGCTCTGGAGTGCGTGCCGTCTCGTGCGGTGAGCTTCCTTACTTTGATCCAAACAGCCGGTCGCGACGTGAAGAGCTGCAGGGCAAGCTGATCTAG
- a CDS encoding eukaryotic aspartyl protease, protein MKLSQNILAGVFFTIAGASALKLDLGLAGKSLTDIPTDKRADALLNDVNRWVSRQALLNESDATLQKRGDSGSASVEDTLGDVVIDVKIGSEKKKVPIIVDIGSPSTIVKDSFYQPKESSSASEPLGVFTVSYLSGGKANGPLILDDFSVGDLTAKSFPIGMLSKKYYSVVMDDKIGGILGLLYPGLAQNFWYKTLPKKADLISNLRDQRVIDNRKWQMTIGDGGKLVIGEHDESLAEGGLKEVVNAGITQNHAGMKGRFNGGVPVVFHFDTGTHGIITTALNARRIFSEIGAEVKEVDNGSNIIGLVDCKNPPKLKFSEVLGLLDVEIPEEDITGNKYHGKCLLPIVGSVKIGVQGSLMFEPHGFVLGQSFLRHITFAVDFDRPFKIKVGKRKSN, encoded by the coding sequence ATGAAGCTTTCGCAAAACATTCTGGCTGGAGTGTTCTTCACGATCGCTGGTGCCTCGGCATTAAAGCTGGATCTCGGCCTCGCAGGCAAATCGCTGACCGACATTCCAACAGATAAGCGCGCCGATGCCTTGTTGAACGATGTTAATAGGTGGGTGTCGCGTCAAGCTCTTCTTAATGAAAGCGACGCCACATTGCAGAAGCGCGGTGATAGCGGCTCGGCCTCTGTCGAGGATACGCTTGGTGATGTTGTTATTGATGTGAAGATTGGTTCAGAGAAGAAAAAGGTGCCGATCATTGTGGACATTGGCAGTCCTTCTACGATCGTGAAAGATTCGTTTTACCAGCCCAAAGAGTCGAGCTCGGCTTCCGAACCGCTTGGGGTGTTCACGGTTTCATACTTAAGTGGCGGAAAGGCCAATGGTCCTTTGATCCTGGATGACTTCTCGGTGGGAGATTTGACAGCCAAGTCGTTCCCTATCGGTATGCTAAGTAAGAAGTACTACAGCGTTGTGATGGACGACAAGATTGGCGGTATCTTGGGCCTGTTGTATCCTGGTCTCGCCCAGAATTTTTGGTACAAGACTCTGCCGAAAAAGGCTGATCTTATTTCCAACCTAAGGGATCAACGCGTGATTGACAATCGCAAGTGGCAAATGACCATCGGTGACGGCGGAAAGCTCGTTATCGGAGAGCATGATGAATCCCTGGCTGAAGGCGGCCTCAAGGAAGTCGTCAACGCGGGCATTACTCAGAACCACGCTGGTATGAAGGGCAGGTTCAACGGTGGTGTACCTGTGGTCTTTCATTTTGATACGGGCACTCATGGTATTATCACCACAGCTCTCAATGCTAGAAGGATTTTTAGCGAAATCGGTGCTGAAGTTAAGGAGGTGGACAATGGTAGTAATATTATCGGCCTGGTTGACTGCAAGAACCCGCCGAAGCTCAAGTTCTCTGAAGTCCTGGGCCTCTTAGACGTGGAGATTCCTGAAGAAGATATTACAGGCAATAAGTATCACGGCAAGTGCCTCCTGCCCATTGTTGGCTCCGTCAAGATTGGCGTACAAGGCTCTCTTATGTTTGAACCCCACGGCTTCGTGTTGGGCCAGTCGTTCCTCCGCCACATCACATTTGCCGTTGACTTTGACAGGCCCTTTAAGATCAAGGTTGGCAAGCGGAAGAGCAACTAG